One window from the genome of Sesamum indicum cultivar Zhongzhi No. 13 linkage group LG15, S_indicum_v1.0, whole genome shotgun sequence encodes:
- the LOC105178016 gene encoding putative germin-like protein 2-1: protein MAARLLLTIVILALASLLAHASDPSPLQDFCVAVNDSRASVFVNGKICKDPNTVTPDDFFFSGLNKPGNTSSPLGSRVTPVTVNQLAGLNTLGISLARIDFAPYGLNPPHTHPRATEILVLVEGSLYVGFVTSNPANPNQKNKLFTKTLYPGDVFVFPEGLIHFQFNVGNTNAVAFAGLSSQNPGVITIANAVFGSDPPISSDVLTRAFQVDKNVIKYLQGQFWWDNN from the exons ATGGCCGCTCGCTTGCTTTTGACTATTGTTATTCTGGCTTTGGCTTCTTTATTAGCTCATGCTTCTGATCCTAGCCCTCTTCAGGATTTCTGCGTTGCGGTTAACGATTCAAGGGCTTCAG TATTTGTGAACGGAAAGATTTGCAAGGATCCAAACACGGTCACGCCAGACGATTTCTTCTTTTCCGGTCTTAACAAGCCTGGAAATACATCAAGTCCGCTTGGATCAAGAGTTACTCCTGTGACAGTCAATCAACTAGCTGGACTCAACACTCTCGGCATTTCCTTGGCTCGTATCGACTTTGCACCATACGGGCTCAACCCTCCTCACACGCACCCTCGTGCAACTGAGATTCTTGTTCTCGTTGAGGGCAGTTTGTACGTCGGATTCGTGACTTCCAATCCTGCAAATCCCAACCAGAAAAACAAGCTCTTCACAAAAACATTGTACCCTGGAGATGTGTTTGTGTTCCCAGAAGGTCTAATTCACTTTCAATTCAATGTTGGAAATACCAATGCAGTGGCGTTTGCTGGCCTGAGCAGCCAAAATCCAGGAGTTATTACAATTGCAAACGCAGTTTTTGGTTCGGACCCTCCTATTTCTTCTGATGTCCTGACCAGGGCTTTTCAGGTTGACAAAAATGTGATCAAATATCTTCAAGGACAGTTCTGGTGGGATAACAACTAG